One stretch of Paroedura picta isolate Pp20150507F chromosome 13, Ppicta_v3.0, whole genome shotgun sequence DNA includes these proteins:
- the AIFM3 gene encoding apoptosis-inducing factor 3 isoform X10: MSPNGKASPIIYKANGTSRHYQLEEHPVALNPYRNLKDVVEASVCHVKDLDNGQMREVDLGCGKALLVKENGEFYALGHKCPHYGAPLVKGVLSKGRVRCPWHGACFNIGTGDIEDFPGLDSLPKFQVKIEKEKVYIRASKQALQMQRRTKVMAKCISLSNYNISSTNVLIIGAGPAGLVCAETLRQEGFSDRIVMCTMDRHLPYDRPKLSKSMDCHPDQIALRPKEFFRMYDIEVLTEMQVVAVDIKNKTAVFKDGFKMEYNKLLLATGSTPKTLSCKGKEVENVFNICSVEDANRVVKLATSKNAVVVGASFLGMEVASYLTEKAHSVSVVELEEIPFKKFFGEKVGRAIMKMFENNRVKFYMQTEVSELREQDGKLKEVVLKSGKILRADVCVIGIGATPATGFLKQSGINMDSKGFIVVNKMMQTNFPGIFAAGDAVAFPLALRNNKKVNIPHWQMAHMQGRIAALNMLAHGTEISTVPYLWTAMFGKSIRYTGHGEGFDDVIIQGDLDEFKFVAFYTKRAPKRWSLYNKVTPCVESWRNDEVVAVASMNYDPIVSKVADVMGAGRAIRKRDVELSIRYGTTGDMSWLTGKGS, encoded by the exons ATGTCCCCCAATGGGAAAGCCAGCCCTATCATCTACAAGGCCAATGGGACTTCACGGCATTACCAACTGGAGGAGCACCCTGTTGCCCTGAACCCATACCGGAACCTGAAGGATGTTGTTGAAGCCTCGGTTTGCCATGTCAAGGACCTGGACAATGGGCA GATGCGAGAGGTAGATTTGGGCTGTGGGAAGGCCTTGCTGGTCAAAGAAAATGGGGAATTTTATGCATTGGGCCACAAATGTCCTCACTACGGTGCCCCATTGGTGAAAG GGGTTTTGTCCAAAGGACGAGTTCGTTGCCCCTGGCATGGGGCTTGTTTTAACATTGGCACGGGGGATATAGAAGACTTTCCTGGCCTGGACAGTTTGCCAAAGTTTCAG GTGAAAATTGAGAAAGAGAAGGTATACATTCGAGCAAGTAAACAG GCTCTTCAGATGCAAAGACGGACCAAAGTGATGGCCAAGTGCATCTCCCTGAGCAACTACAACATCAGCAGCACCAATGTACTCATCATCGGGGCAG GTCCTGCTGGATTGGTATGCGCTGAAACGTTACGGCAAGAAGGTTTCTCAGACAGGATTGTAATGTGCACAATGGACAGACACTTGCCCTATGACAGGCCCAAATTAAGTAAG TCAATGGATTGCCATCCGGACCAGATTGCTTTGAGACCTAAAGAATTCTTCCGTATGTATGACATTGAGGTCCTGACAGAAATGCAG GTTGTGGCTGTAGACATCAAGAACAAGACGGCGGTCTTCAAGGATGGATTTAAGATGGAGTATAACAAACTGCTGCTGGCCACTGGGAGCAC GCCCAAGACCCTGAGCTGTAAAGGCAAAGAAGTGGAAAATGTTTTCAATATCTGTTCAGTGGAAGATGCCAACCGAGTGGTAAAGTTGGCAACCAGCAAAAATGCAGTTGTTGTGGGGGCCTCTTTCCTAG GGATGGAGGTGGCATCTTACCTGACTGAGAAGGCCCACTCTGTCTCGGTGGTAGAGCTAGAAGAAATCCCTTTCAAGAAGTTCTTTGGGGAGAAGGTTGGGCGAGCCATCATGAAA ATGTTTGAAAACAACCGGGTGAAATTCTACATGCAGACTGAAGTGTCAGAACTGAGGGAACAGGATGGGAAG CTAAAGGAAGTTGTGCTGAAGAGCGGCAAGATTCTCCGTGCTGATGTCTGTGTCATAGGCATTG GTGCAACTCCTGCAACAGGCTTCCTGAAGCAGAGTGGCATTAACATGGATTCCAAAGGCTTCATTGTTGTGAATAAG ATGATGCAGACTAACTTCCCGGGCATTTTTGCAGCTGGTGATGCCGTTGCATTTCCACTGGCCTTGAGAAATAACAAGAAGGTGAACATCCCTCACTGGCAGATGGCCCATATGCAGG GACGCATAGCAGCTCTAAATATGTTGGCCCATGGGACAGAAATTAGCACTGTCCCATATCTGTGGACAGCAATGTTCGGCAAAAGCATCCGCTACACAG GCCATGGAGAAGGATTTGATGATGTGATTATTCAAGGAGACTTAGATGAATTTAAATTTGTAGCTTTCTACACCAA GCGAGCCCCCAAGAGATGGTCATTATACAATAAAGTGACCCCCTGCGTAGAGTCCTGGAG GAATGATGAGGTGGTTGCTGTGGCAAGTATGAATTATGACCCAATTGTCTCCAAGGTTGCTGATGTCATGGGAGCCGGAAGAGCCATCAGGAAAAGAGACGTCGA GCTGTCCATCCGTTATGGAAC
- the AIFM3 gene encoding apoptosis-inducing factor 3 isoform X8 yields MSVYKKSKRNSLVEVKIEVVLPEKERAKEEMSPNGKASPIIYKANGTSRHYQLEEHPVALNPYRNLKDVVEASVCHVKDLDNGQMREVDLGCGKALLVKENGEFYALGHKCPHYGAPLVKGVLSKGRVRCPWHGACFNIGTGDIEDFPGLDSLPKFQVKIEKEKVYIRASKQALQMQRRTKVMAKCISLSNYNISSTNVLIIGAGPAGLVCAETLRQEGFSDRIVMCTMDRHLPYDRPKLSKSMDCHPDQIALRPKEFFRMYDIEVLTEMQVVAVDIKNKTAVFKDGFKMEYNKLLLATGSTPKTLSCKGKEVENVFNICSVEDANRVVKLATSKNAVVVGASFLGMEVASYLTEKAHSVSVVELEEIPFKKFFGEKVGRAIMKMFENNRVKFYMQTEVSELREQDGKLKEVVLKSGKILRADVCVIGIGATPATGFLKQSGINMDSKGFIVVNKMMQTNFPGIFAAGDAVAFPLALRNNKKVNIPHWQMAHMQGRIAALNMLAHGTEISTVPYLWTAMFGKSIRYTGHGEGFDDVIIQGDLDEFKFVAFYTKRAPKRWSLYNKVTPCVESWRNDEVVAVASMNYDPIVSKVADVMGAGRAIRKRDVELSIRYGTTGDMSWLTGKGS; encoded by the exons TTGAAGTGAAAATTGAAGTTGTGctgccagagaaagagagagccaaAGAGGAGATGTCCCCCAATGGGAAAGCCAGCCCTATCATCTACAAGGCCAATGGGACTTCACGGCATTACCAACTGGAGGAGCACCCTGTTGCCCTGAACCCATACCGGAACCTGAAGGATGTTGTTGAAGCCTCGGTTTGCCATGTCAAGGACCTGGACAATGGGCA GATGCGAGAGGTAGATTTGGGCTGTGGGAAGGCCTTGCTGGTCAAAGAAAATGGGGAATTTTATGCATTGGGCCACAAATGTCCTCACTACGGTGCCCCATTGGTGAAAG GGGTTTTGTCCAAAGGACGAGTTCGTTGCCCCTGGCATGGGGCTTGTTTTAACATTGGCACGGGGGATATAGAAGACTTTCCTGGCCTGGACAGTTTGCCAAAGTTTCAG GTGAAAATTGAGAAAGAGAAGGTATACATTCGAGCAAGTAAACAG GCTCTTCAGATGCAAAGACGGACCAAAGTGATGGCCAAGTGCATCTCCCTGAGCAACTACAACATCAGCAGCACCAATGTACTCATCATCGGGGCAG GTCCTGCTGGATTGGTATGCGCTGAAACGTTACGGCAAGAAGGTTTCTCAGACAGGATTGTAATGTGCACAATGGACAGACACTTGCCCTATGACAGGCCCAAATTAAGTAAG TCAATGGATTGCCATCCGGACCAGATTGCTTTGAGACCTAAAGAATTCTTCCGTATGTATGACATTGAGGTCCTGACAGAAATGCAG GTTGTGGCTGTAGACATCAAGAACAAGACGGCGGTCTTCAAGGATGGATTTAAGATGGAGTATAACAAACTGCTGCTGGCCACTGGGAGCAC GCCCAAGACCCTGAGCTGTAAAGGCAAAGAAGTGGAAAATGTTTTCAATATCTGTTCAGTGGAAGATGCCAACCGAGTGGTAAAGTTGGCAACCAGCAAAAATGCAGTTGTTGTGGGGGCCTCTTTCCTAG GGATGGAGGTGGCATCTTACCTGACTGAGAAGGCCCACTCTGTCTCGGTGGTAGAGCTAGAAGAAATCCCTTTCAAGAAGTTCTTTGGGGAGAAGGTTGGGCGAGCCATCATGAAA ATGTTTGAAAACAACCGGGTGAAATTCTACATGCAGACTGAAGTGTCAGAACTGAGGGAACAGGATGGGAAG CTAAAGGAAGTTGTGCTGAAGAGCGGCAAGATTCTCCGTGCTGATGTCTGTGTCATAGGCATTG GTGCAACTCCTGCAACAGGCTTCCTGAAGCAGAGTGGCATTAACATGGATTCCAAAGGCTTCATTGTTGTGAATAAG ATGATGCAGACTAACTTCCCGGGCATTTTTGCAGCTGGTGATGCCGTTGCATTTCCACTGGCCTTGAGAAATAACAAGAAGGTGAACATCCCTCACTGGCAGATGGCCCATATGCAGG GACGCATAGCAGCTCTAAATATGTTGGCCCATGGGACAGAAATTAGCACTGTCCCATATCTGTGGACAGCAATGTTCGGCAAAAGCATCCGCTACACAG GCCATGGAGAAGGATTTGATGATGTGATTATTCAAGGAGACTTAGATGAATTTAAATTTGTAGCTTTCTACACCAA GCGAGCCCCCAAGAGATGGTCATTATACAATAAAGTGACCCCCTGCGTAGAGTCCTGGAG GAATGATGAGGTGGTTGCTGTGGCAAGTATGAATTATGACCCAATTGTCTCCAAGGTTGCTGATGTCATGGGAGCCGGAAGAGCCATCAGGAAAAGAGACGTCGA GCTGTCCATCCGTTATGGAAC
- the AIFM3 gene encoding apoptosis-inducing factor 3 isoform X7, which translates to MQTSPGQAAVCLESPLMSCVWMPYLSLGSVEVKIEVVLPEKERAKEEMSPNGKASPIIYKANGTSRHYQLEEHPVALNPYRNLKDVVEASVCHVKDLDNGQMREVDLGCGKALLVKENGEFYALGHKCPHYGAPLVKGVLSKGRVRCPWHGACFNIGTGDIEDFPGLDSLPKFQVKIEKEKVYIRASKQALQMQRRTKVMAKCISLSNYNISSTNVLIIGAGPAGLVCAETLRQEGFSDRIVMCTMDRHLPYDRPKLSKSMDCHPDQIALRPKEFFRMYDIEVLTEMQVVAVDIKNKTAVFKDGFKMEYNKLLLATGSTPKTLSCKGKEVENVFNICSVEDANRVVKLATSKNAVVVGASFLGMEVASYLTEKAHSVSVVELEEIPFKKFFGEKVGRAIMKMFENNRVKFYMQTEVSELREQDGKLKEVVLKSGKILRADVCVIGIGATPATGFLKQSGINMDSKGFIVVNKMMQTNFPGIFAAGDAVAFPLALRNNKKVNIPHWQMAHMQGRIAALNMLAHGTEISTVPYLWTAMFGKSIRYTGHGEGFDDVIIQGDLDEFKFVAFYTKRAPKRWSLYNKVTPCVESWRNDEVVAVASMNYDPIVSKVADVMGAGRAIRKRDVELSIRYGTTGDMSWLTGKGS; encoded by the exons TTGAAGTGAAAATTGAAGTTGTGctgccagagaaagagagagccaaAGAGGAGATGTCCCCCAATGGGAAAGCCAGCCCTATCATCTACAAGGCCAATGGGACTTCACGGCATTACCAACTGGAGGAGCACCCTGTTGCCCTGAACCCATACCGGAACCTGAAGGATGTTGTTGAAGCCTCGGTTTGCCATGTCAAGGACCTGGACAATGGGCA GATGCGAGAGGTAGATTTGGGCTGTGGGAAGGCCTTGCTGGTCAAAGAAAATGGGGAATTTTATGCATTGGGCCACAAATGTCCTCACTACGGTGCCCCATTGGTGAAAG GGGTTTTGTCCAAAGGACGAGTTCGTTGCCCCTGGCATGGGGCTTGTTTTAACATTGGCACGGGGGATATAGAAGACTTTCCTGGCCTGGACAGTTTGCCAAAGTTTCAG GTGAAAATTGAGAAAGAGAAGGTATACATTCGAGCAAGTAAACAG GCTCTTCAGATGCAAAGACGGACCAAAGTGATGGCCAAGTGCATCTCCCTGAGCAACTACAACATCAGCAGCACCAATGTACTCATCATCGGGGCAG GTCCTGCTGGATTGGTATGCGCTGAAACGTTACGGCAAGAAGGTTTCTCAGACAGGATTGTAATGTGCACAATGGACAGACACTTGCCCTATGACAGGCCCAAATTAAGTAAG TCAATGGATTGCCATCCGGACCAGATTGCTTTGAGACCTAAAGAATTCTTCCGTATGTATGACATTGAGGTCCTGACAGAAATGCAG GTTGTGGCTGTAGACATCAAGAACAAGACGGCGGTCTTCAAGGATGGATTTAAGATGGAGTATAACAAACTGCTGCTGGCCACTGGGAGCAC GCCCAAGACCCTGAGCTGTAAAGGCAAAGAAGTGGAAAATGTTTTCAATATCTGTTCAGTGGAAGATGCCAACCGAGTGGTAAAGTTGGCAACCAGCAAAAATGCAGTTGTTGTGGGGGCCTCTTTCCTAG GGATGGAGGTGGCATCTTACCTGACTGAGAAGGCCCACTCTGTCTCGGTGGTAGAGCTAGAAGAAATCCCTTTCAAGAAGTTCTTTGGGGAGAAGGTTGGGCGAGCCATCATGAAA ATGTTTGAAAACAACCGGGTGAAATTCTACATGCAGACTGAAGTGTCAGAACTGAGGGAACAGGATGGGAAG CTAAAGGAAGTTGTGCTGAAGAGCGGCAAGATTCTCCGTGCTGATGTCTGTGTCATAGGCATTG GTGCAACTCCTGCAACAGGCTTCCTGAAGCAGAGTGGCATTAACATGGATTCCAAAGGCTTCATTGTTGTGAATAAG ATGATGCAGACTAACTTCCCGGGCATTTTTGCAGCTGGTGATGCCGTTGCATTTCCACTGGCCTTGAGAAATAACAAGAAGGTGAACATCCCTCACTGGCAGATGGCCCATATGCAGG GACGCATAGCAGCTCTAAATATGTTGGCCCATGGGACAGAAATTAGCACTGTCCCATATCTGTGGACAGCAATGTTCGGCAAAAGCATCCGCTACACAG GCCATGGAGAAGGATTTGATGATGTGATTATTCAAGGAGACTTAGATGAATTTAAATTTGTAGCTTTCTACACCAA GCGAGCCCCCAAGAGATGGTCATTATACAATAAAGTGACCCCCTGCGTAGAGTCCTGGAG GAATGATGAGGTGGTTGCTGTGGCAAGTATGAATTATGACCCAATTGTCTCCAAGGTTGCTGATGTCATGGGAGCCGGAAGAGCCATCAGGAAAAGAGACGTCGA GCTGTCCATCCGTTATGGAAC
- the AIFM3 gene encoding apoptosis-inducing factor 3 isoform X9 codes for MGGCFSKPKPVEVKIEVVLPEKERAKEEMSPNGKASPIIYKANGTSRHYQLEEHPVALNPYRNLKDVVEASVCHVKDLDNGQMREVDLGCGKALLVKENGEFYALGHKCPHYGAPLVKGVLSKGRVRCPWHGACFNIGTGDIEDFPGLDSLPKFQVKIEKEKVYIRASKQALQMQRRTKVMAKCISLSNYNISSTNVLIIGAGPAGLVCAETLRQEGFSDRIVMCTMDRHLPYDRPKLSKSMDCHPDQIALRPKEFFRMYDIEVLTEMQVVAVDIKNKTAVFKDGFKMEYNKLLLATGSTPKTLSCKGKEVENVFNICSVEDANRVVKLATSKNAVVVGASFLGMEVASYLTEKAHSVSVVELEEIPFKKFFGEKVGRAIMKMFENNRVKFYMQTEVSELREQDGKLKEVVLKSGKILRADVCVIGIGATPATGFLKQSGINMDSKGFIVVNKMMQTNFPGIFAAGDAVAFPLALRNNKKVNIPHWQMAHMQGRIAALNMLAHGTEISTVPYLWTAMFGKSIRYTGHGEGFDDVIIQGDLDEFKFVAFYTKRAPKRWSLYNKVTPCVESWRNDEVVAVASMNYDPIVSKVADVMGAGRAIRKRDVELSIRYGTTGDMSWLTGKGS; via the exons TTGAAGTGAAAATTGAAGTTGTGctgccagagaaagagagagccaaAGAGGAGATGTCCCCCAATGGGAAAGCCAGCCCTATCATCTACAAGGCCAATGGGACTTCACGGCATTACCAACTGGAGGAGCACCCTGTTGCCCTGAACCCATACCGGAACCTGAAGGATGTTGTTGAAGCCTCGGTTTGCCATGTCAAGGACCTGGACAATGGGCA GATGCGAGAGGTAGATTTGGGCTGTGGGAAGGCCTTGCTGGTCAAAGAAAATGGGGAATTTTATGCATTGGGCCACAAATGTCCTCACTACGGTGCCCCATTGGTGAAAG GGGTTTTGTCCAAAGGACGAGTTCGTTGCCCCTGGCATGGGGCTTGTTTTAACATTGGCACGGGGGATATAGAAGACTTTCCTGGCCTGGACAGTTTGCCAAAGTTTCAG GTGAAAATTGAGAAAGAGAAGGTATACATTCGAGCAAGTAAACAG GCTCTTCAGATGCAAAGACGGACCAAAGTGATGGCCAAGTGCATCTCCCTGAGCAACTACAACATCAGCAGCACCAATGTACTCATCATCGGGGCAG GTCCTGCTGGATTGGTATGCGCTGAAACGTTACGGCAAGAAGGTTTCTCAGACAGGATTGTAATGTGCACAATGGACAGACACTTGCCCTATGACAGGCCCAAATTAAGTAAG TCAATGGATTGCCATCCGGACCAGATTGCTTTGAGACCTAAAGAATTCTTCCGTATGTATGACATTGAGGTCCTGACAGAAATGCAG GTTGTGGCTGTAGACATCAAGAACAAGACGGCGGTCTTCAAGGATGGATTTAAGATGGAGTATAACAAACTGCTGCTGGCCACTGGGAGCAC GCCCAAGACCCTGAGCTGTAAAGGCAAAGAAGTGGAAAATGTTTTCAATATCTGTTCAGTGGAAGATGCCAACCGAGTGGTAAAGTTGGCAACCAGCAAAAATGCAGTTGTTGTGGGGGCCTCTTTCCTAG GGATGGAGGTGGCATCTTACCTGACTGAGAAGGCCCACTCTGTCTCGGTGGTAGAGCTAGAAGAAATCCCTTTCAAGAAGTTCTTTGGGGAGAAGGTTGGGCGAGCCATCATGAAA ATGTTTGAAAACAACCGGGTGAAATTCTACATGCAGACTGAAGTGTCAGAACTGAGGGAACAGGATGGGAAG CTAAAGGAAGTTGTGCTGAAGAGCGGCAAGATTCTCCGTGCTGATGTCTGTGTCATAGGCATTG GTGCAACTCCTGCAACAGGCTTCCTGAAGCAGAGTGGCATTAACATGGATTCCAAAGGCTTCATTGTTGTGAATAAG ATGATGCAGACTAACTTCCCGGGCATTTTTGCAGCTGGTGATGCCGTTGCATTTCCACTGGCCTTGAGAAATAACAAGAAGGTGAACATCCCTCACTGGCAGATGGCCCATATGCAGG GACGCATAGCAGCTCTAAATATGTTGGCCCATGGGACAGAAATTAGCACTGTCCCATATCTGTGGACAGCAATGTTCGGCAAAAGCATCCGCTACACAG GCCATGGAGAAGGATTTGATGATGTGATTATTCAAGGAGACTTAGATGAATTTAAATTTGTAGCTTTCTACACCAA GCGAGCCCCCAAGAGATGGTCATTATACAATAAAGTGACCCCCTGCGTAGAGTCCTGGAG GAATGATGAGGTGGTTGCTGTGGCAAGTATGAATTATGACCCAATTGTCTCCAAGGTTGCTGATGTCATGGGAGCCGGAAGAGCCATCAGGAAAAGAGACGTCGA GCTGTCCATCCGTTATGGAAC